CTGATTGCGACCGGCTATGCGTCGTCTTTCGCGGATGCGCCGCCGCTGTGGGTGATCGGCGGCTGCTATCTCTCCATGGGTGTCGGCACGCTGTTCGGCGGCTGGCGCATTGTCCGCACGATGGGCCAGAAGATCACCAAGCTCAAGCCGGTCGGTGGTTTTTGCGCGGAGTCGGGTGGCGCGATCACGCTGTTTACCGCCTCGTGGCTCGGCATTCCGGTGTCCACCACGCACACGATTACCGGCGCGATCGTCGGTGTCGGCGCGACGCAGAAGCTGAGTGCGGTGCGTTGGGGCGTGGCCGGTAACATTGTGTGGGCCTGGATTCTGACGATCCCGGCTTCCGCCGCGCTCTCCGGCGCTGCCTGGTGGCTCGGCCACCGTTTCCTGTAAAGCGCGCGGCGGCGCTGCCTGCCGCGCTATCAAACTGTCTGGGTTCGAAGCGCGCCGTCTAGATCAGCGGCGCGCTGCCTCCATCCATCGGGACGATTGCGCCCGTCACATAGCTCGCGCGGCGGCTCGCCAGGAACAGCGCGACGTCGGCGATTTCCTCCGGTTTGGCATAGCGTCCGAGCGGCACTTTGGCCTGCCCGCGCGCGAGCGCTTCCGCGCTCTCGATGCCTTGCTGCGTCGCTTCGAGCTTGACCGCTTCCTCGACACGCTCGGTCAGCGTCGAGCCAGGGTTGATCGCGTTGATGCGGATGCCATAGCGCGCGTAATAGTGGGCGAGGCCGACGGTGGCGAGCATCAGCGCGGCGTTCGCGGCGCCGCCAGCAATATGGATATCGCTCGCTATCTTGCCACCCATGCCGATGATGTTGACGATCGTGCCGGGCTCGCCGCCGCTGCTGGCCTTGGCGCGCTCGGCCATACGGCGCAGCACTTCCTGTTGGGGATAGATGTAGGGGAAGTATTTCGCTTCCATGGTGGCGCGGAACGCGTCGGCGTCGAGCGTTTCCGGGTCGTAGCGGCGCGCGGCGCCGGCGCTGTTGATCAGTATGTCGATCGGGCCGACCGCGGTGCTGACTTCTTCGACGATGTCGGCGGCGCTGTGCGGTTCATGCAGATCGGCTCGGGTCCGGTGTACATGCAGGCCTTCCTGCTTCAACTGCTCGTAAGCACGCGCGAGGTTGGCGGGATCGCGCGACACGATCGCGACTTTCGCGCCCTCGAGCGCAAACGCCCGGGCGCACGCGAACCCGATTCCCTTGCTGCCGCCCGTGATCAACACCACCTTGTCTTTAAGCCCGAGATCCATCGTCATCACCCGCTGTCGGAAGAATATCGATGACGATAGCAGATCGGCGGCGTCGCTGTGGTGTGTGGGTTAGTGGTCAGGCGCAGGATAGCGAGCGGCTGGGTGTTGGTGTCCGGCGCGTGCGGTTATGGCCGGCCTGGGCCGCGAAGCATGACGCCGAGCCAGGGTGCTCCGAGGCTGTTGGCGTGCTGATCCGGGACGCGTCGACGGTCAGGCCGGCGTCGCGGCGTCAGAAATTGCCGTTGGCGAAGCGGGCGATCGGGTCGTCGTTGGTTTGCGTGGGGGCCGGCATGCCGCGCGAGCCTGTCGAAGCCCGCATGATCTGCACGCTGCCATTCTCATCGGCTTGCTGCGCCTGCCGAGCTTGACGCGCGGCAACGGACGCGGGCGGCGGTGGCTCGAACGCCTCGGCGGCGGCGTCGATTGGATCGGGCGCGCGGGAGGTCGCCATCGGCGGAGCCGTGCGTGAAGCGGCCGACTGTTGTTGAGCGGGTGCGCCGGCGTTGGCGTCATAGGCGCTGGCTTGAGCGGCCGGAACCGGCGTCGGCGACACCGCGCCTGCCGCACGCGCCTGCATCTGCGCCGCGCTCAGGCCCGGCGGTGGTGGTTCGAACGGATCGGTTTGCGGCGTCGCCGCGGTCGTTGTCGGTTGCGCCTCAGTGGTCAACGGCGAGCGTGGTGTCGCCACGACGCGGGCTGTCTGTTGCGATTGCGATTGGGGTTGCAGCGCGCCTGCGGCATAAACCGGCGGCTGTGTAGCTGTCTTCGCCGACGTCGGCGCCACGGTCGCCGCCTTACCTGCATACGCCGGCGCACCTGCCGTCCCCGCGGCACCCGCCACCCCCGCATACGTTGGCGCCGCCGTCTGCGCCACCGGCGCGACGCGTTCAGGCTGCGGCGTCGCCGCCTGATAGCTCGGCGTATCGAACGGCGCCGGTGTCGCGGCCGGCCCGGCCACGCGGCGGATCCCGTCGAAACGCTTGGCCCAATACGGATTGGTCAGATAGTCGAGCCGCACCGTGCCGCCGGTCGACGGCGCGTTGACGAAGCGCAGCTTGCCCACATAAATGCCGACGTGCGAATGCGCGCGCCCCGTCGTATTAAAGAAAATCAGGTCGCCCGGCGCGATCTCTTCCGGTTCGATCGATTCGCCGCGCCCGCTCATGTCCGCCGTCGTGCGCGGCAGATTCACGGACGCCGCACGCGAAACCACATAGCGAACCAGTCCGCTGCAATCGAAGCCACTATCCGGCGTATTCCCGCCCCAACGATATGGAATGCCGACGAGACTCATCGCCTGAATCGAGATTTCTTCGCGGCCGATGCTGTGATCGACGAAATTCGGGAAGCCGGGCGGCGGAGCATGATAAGCGCCGTTCGCCACCACGACCGAACTGCCCGAGCGCGACGACGTCTTCTGCGGTGTGCCGGCACAGGCGGCGAGCAGCAGAACGGTCAGCAGCGAAAAGGCGAGTCGGCGCATGAAGACGAGGAGAGCGGTAAAAGCCCATTTAACGGCGAACGATGTCGGGATGGTAGCCCTTGGGCCCTTCCTCCGGCAAGAATTCTTGACAAATTACTTGAAGTTCGTGCGCTAAGTGTTGCCCGGCGGGAACGCGCGGCCAAGAAAAAAGCCGCGTCCGGACTACTCCGGACGCGGCTTTTGCTTAAAGCTAGCTAACTGAAACTTAAAGAATTTCCGACGCGTAGTCGGCAAGGCGCGAACGCTCGCCACGCGCCAGCGTCACATGTCCGCTGTGCGCCCAACCCTTGAAGCGATCGACCACGTACGTCAGGCCCGAACTGCCTTCCGTCAGATAAGGCGTATCGATCTGCGCGATGTTGCCCAAGCAGATGATCTTCGTACCGGGACCCGCGCGCGTGACCAGCGTCTTCATCTGCTTCGGCGTCAGGTTTTGCGCTTCGTCGATAATCAGATACTTGTCCACGAACGTGCGGCCACGCATGAAGTTCATGCTCTTGACCTTCAGGCGCGAGCGAATCAGTTCCTGCGTCGCGGCGCGGCCCCATTCGCCGGCTGCGTCGTCGGTTTTCTGCAGGACTTCGAGGTTGTCATCGAATGCACCCATCCACGGCTGCATTTTTTCCTCTTCCGTACCCGGCAGGAAGCCGATGTCTTCGCCGACCGGCACCGTCGCGCGCGTCACGATGATCTCGTTGTAGCGCTTGTCGTCCAGCAC
The nucleotide sequence above comes from Paraburkholderia aromaticivorans. Encoded proteins:
- a CDS encoding SDR family oxidoreductase, with amino-acid sequence MDLGLKDKVVLITGGSKGIGFACARAFALEGAKVAIVSRDPANLARAYEQLKQEGLHVHRTRADLHEPHSAADIVEEVSTAVGPIDILINSAGAARRYDPETLDADAFRATMEAKYFPYIYPQQEVLRRMAERAKASSGGEPGTIVNIIGMGGKIASDIHIAGGAANAALMLATVGLAHYYARYGIRINAINPGSTLTERVEEAVKLEATQQGIESAEALARGQAKVPLGRYAKPEEIADVALFLASRRASYVTGAIVPMDGGSAPLI
- a CDS encoding NlpC/P60 family protein, coding for MRRLAFSLLTVLLLAACAGTPQKTSSRSGSSVVVANGAYHAPPPGFPNFVDHSIGREEISIQAMSLVGIPYRWGGNTPDSGFDCSGLVRYVVSRAASVNLPRTTADMSGRGESIEPEEIAPGDLIFFNTTGRAHSHVGIYVGKLRFVNAPSTGGTVRLDYLTNPYWAKRFDGIRRVAGPAATPAPFDTPSYQAATPQPERVAPVAQTAAPTYAGVAGAAGTAGAPAYAGKAATVAPTSAKTATQPPVYAAGALQPQSQSQQTARVVATPRSPLTTEAQPTTTAATPQTDPFEPPPPGLSAAQMQARAAGAVSPTPVPAAQASAYDANAGAPAQQQSAASRTAPPMATSRAPDPIDAAAEAFEPPPPASVAARQARQAQQADENGSVQIMRASTGSRGMPAPTQTNDDPIARFANGNF